The Oreochromis aureus strain Israel breed Guangdong linkage group 7, ZZ_aureus, whole genome shotgun sequence region TGGACACTGTATAATCATATTTCAGGAAGTGTTACATATTTcattcacaaatataaatattttctgagatttaacaagaaaaaaaacatgacaaagtcAGGCGAGGAGATTTAGGAATGGAGTAATGGTCAGTGAGTAAGACCAGTAGAAAGTGTTTTTGGACTCACCAGAGTCTGATGCTTCATCCATCTCATACTTCTCACTTCTCTCTGAATTGAGCTGTCCATTGTGCTGACAAATTACACACCTGGAGATTTACAGAGAAACCAGCATTATTTAAATGATGCCATGAAAAAGGACTTTAACGAGAAGCCATTTTACATTTAACCTTAGCAGGTTATCATATTAATTTATATGACTGTGTTTGGTTGAGACTTAAACCAAACGCTTCAGCTGCAAAACTGAAATGTCAGATAGCCAAAGAGTTAATTAACCAGAATAAGATTTATAAAATGTTATGGTTGTAACTGAGGTCACAGGTTTATGATCAGCTCTAAAATTCCtataaattattattagtataaattagtatttatatatttaaagaaaaaagaaaaaaaagttgataCATGTTCAGATCTCTCACCCAGATCGACACCTGGTGGCGTCTCGTGGCGTTCCTATGATACCTCTGGCTGGCAGGTAGGATACTGTTCCTTCGTAGTAATGATGAGTCAGGAACATCTTCACACCTGCAGAACATTATCATAAAAAGCAATGCTTATGAATAATGCACCATGCAAGCAAATGAAAATGACTAGAAGGACTGTGGTAGGCTGATGAGGCTGAGTGTTGACATAAAAACAACCTCTCTTTGCTAACATTTAGCGTACCGGGCCTCTCTGACAAATCAGACATCAATAAATCACAACATTCAACAGGAGAGgaagtaaataactgtaattaataaaaaaaaaaaaaaaaaaaaaaatgcgcTTGACAATTTCTCTGCTTTATCTGTACAACACTACATTTAAAATTCATagataaaatgaaatgatattATATATTTTCCCACCTGAGAAGTCATATCTTGCAGGCCCCATCCACCTCTTCCTCTCGCTGTCTGATAGCACATCGCCATAAAAACCATATCCAAGCAGCGAGACAGAGTATCGCAGGAACATGTTGTTGTGATGAACTGAGCACACATCCAGCGGCTGAGAGTCTCCTGCacacacatattaaaaaaaaaaagttatgtttgCTGTTTCTGAAGAAAGACAAGCAGACATGTACACTGAGaaccaatttaaaaacaaaccaagctGTGGTTTGTTTTACGTTTTAGAATAAGTTTGTTATTTGTGGGCATGTAATTTTACCATCTGAGTCAAAGTCCAAAACCTAAAGATTTTCAGTTAAAATGTATCAAATATTCTATTAAAATGTATCAAATTCTCACTTCTAATTTCAATGTTTGACATTGAAAGTCTAGTTTAACACTTGCTTTCTCAGCAAAATAGATATTACCCCAGGAGTGTttgtcctttttcctttttttatagcTTCCATGTTAACATTAACCTTACACTTCAGACATGTTATGTTGCTGGAATGGATAttatgaccgctgatgtcatgGAGATGATGTGACTGACCCACAATGATGTGTAGTGCAGAGGTCACGGGGTCATTTGTGCCCACAGTAGCAAAGCAGATGCAGTCTGTTGAACCTGAaacaaacagaggaaacaatgagctGAAAGAACACAAACACCATCCTAACAGTTAACCAGTGTAGAACACTCCAGTGAAAAGAGGACGGTCATCACCGATTCTGATTATTTTCTTAAACCTTTACAATTTGCTTTTACATTGTAAAAGCACTGCTGCTCCAGtcgtgcacacacaaacacctgcaACCATTAATTGCCCAGGTGTGCGGTTTCACTTTTGTATCTGCACAGAGGAATAATGTCTCCCAGGTgactctgtgtgtatttataagcacagcagcagaaaacaccAAGGacacaaaccagcacaactGAGAAATGAGGTCACAGCGACTGCCTGTATTTATACCTGCATACTGATTGGCTCTCACCTGTCATTAAAAGCCACATCACCTCTACCACTGTTCAGGTCAGCAGCtaaaactgtttttctaaatcaggAAGAAGTTTGGCTATTTTTCACTGGGGCCGTTTTATATATAGCAATAATGCTATTTATGTCTTAAAGAGGGAAGAGCTGAGAAAACCAGCTGAAGTACTGATGTGAGGCTTTCATACAAATAATAGAAGTAAATATTATTtacagacaaagaaagaaaaatttcCACACAATTTGGTCTTTCTTTTCACGGTTTGCCTTTGTAGGTGTCTATTCTACATTTTGTAGGTATTGTATGTACTTTTTATTTATAGCAGTTGTTTGTGATGAAGTATCAGAGTTTGTGCTGATAAGGAGATGCTCTTCATATAGGTTAAGGACAGTTTAAAAACTAGACAAGGAGAGACCAAAGTGCTTTGTTAGCGGGCATAACAGCAGACTCCAGAGAGTTGGAGGTTTCTGGAACAATACAGCAGGCGCTACAGTCTGTTAGTGCACTAAATAATCCCTCGAGGCTTGGAAAACCTTTACATAAGTCTTTGTCACCAAAGAAACCATGTAATGGTTCCAACCTGCTGTGACATTATGCTACACTGAAGGATGAAGGCAGAGTTACCTACATTTTAACTGTAATccaacacaaaaagaaaagcagtgaTATTTCTCTGAGTTTCAGACCTGCAGGAATGATTCCGATGCGTAGGGAGCAGGGAGACAGTGCCTCCTCTGGACTGTTTGGATCTACGCCGCAGTCGATCTGTGTTCTCCAGATCAGTCCGTGGATGATCTCACTAAACATGCCGTCCCCGCCAACGCACACCACACTAAGCAAGGGTGAAATATTAGCACAGACAATCTCTACGTGACCATTTCTAAAAGGTCAGATGTATAaaagttgattaaaaaaaacaaagcagaacaaaCAGATATTTTCTGTGGTGCTTTCATTTTTGGAAGCTCAGGGATTTTTACTGTCCTTCATGTACAATCAGATCTATGAGGATCTCCATAACACCACCAACAGCTGATGCAGTACTTTTAGTAAACCtgctgaattaaagctgaaagtctgcactttggtTGAAAATCATCATCATATGTCATTGTCCAAAAAGTTTATGAATCTGAATTATGTTGTGctcagtttcttttttatagcatttaaataattaatcttCACCGTACAGGGTGCATCACAAAGAATCTTCTGTTTTCAAAGTGACTGCATTCTAACAAGTACCGTTACAAAGTGTGGGTTTGTGAGTTTCAGGTGGTTGCTGGTAGGCAGAATAACAACAGCAATGACTGCAGTGACTCCAGACATGCTGCAAAACTGTGGGATGAGTTTGACAATTGCTTGGACATATGCCATGTATCTGGAGGACTACGCTATATGACATTTGTGAATGTTGTTTTGTATGTAAAATATATTCAGcaatgtattttaaaaacctTACTTCAAGCTTCTTTGTCCAGTCTTTTGAAATCTGATGATTGTTTTTGATACACTCTGTAGCTTATGGGTGAACTTCTATTATGGACAAACAAAACTCACCCATCAAATTTCTTCAACTCCGCCTCCATCTTTAAGTGATCTCTGGCGTGATTGGCGTACTCTGTCACTatgacaacaaacacacagattctcagtgtgttttatgtataattTTGACACAGGAAGTTGGAGAATGGGTGGTGAGTGATTTGGACGTACCAATAACACTGGTGGAGATTCCAGCCTGTGTGAATAGGGGGGCAACTTTCTGCTCGTAGATCCGTTTTCCCTGATGCTTCCCACCATATGGATTTATGTAAACCAGCAGATGTTTGGGTCTGCTGGCTGTTGacacaaataacaacaacaacagcaactatGTCACAAATAGCTTGTGGAAGCGGCATGAATTACTTAGACAGTGTGGGTTTTTGTAAAATCATACTGTTACTGGCGAGCTGCTCTCTGATGCTGCTGACCCAGTGCTGACACACTGTCTCATCTGAACAAGTGAAGGTGACCTCAGCACACCGCCAGCGGTGCTGCTGACACCTCTCCACGTACAACACTAAAACAgacacaagtaaaaaaaaaaatacttatttAATAATCAGCTGTCTTTGATTGCCAAGGTGCTAGAGTGCAGATCATGAAGTGTTTGGATTACCTGTGAAGGCCTGCCTGCAGTcctttccctctctttctctgatCTTTTTCCAGCTGCCATCGTCTCTTTGTCTGCTGccattctcctcctcttcctctctgacAGAGATGATCTCTGACACTGGGACACTGTGACAGACacctgaacaacacacacatgcacgcaaaGCAGTTAGTGTTGCCAACCAGCAGCCAGCCCTCAAATTTCAGAGCCTCCCAGCAGCATGTGAAGGCACCATCAGAGGTATTGTTGCTTCTGGCTATTATTTTCCAGAATGAGGTCATGATGATGTGAAGCAAGTCCACATATTCAGAGTGATGCAGCAAGTTTAGCAATACTCGAGTGTGACATGACCCACATATTGGCATTGCCATCTTTCGGATTCACATCTGACTCACTTATCTGTATCTGCAGCTCACACCACAATCGCTCTTCTGCAATTCTGTCTCCACATGAAGGAACTGACGGCACATTTTCATCTTAAAATGGTTGTAACCTTAATTCTGACTTCATGAATAACAAATAAGACTGGGTGAGACCTAGGCTCCattttaaacaacaacactacTGCATCACTAGGCTGTGATCATTTCCACAAacattcaattcattttcaataatAATCGTTATGAACTTCAAAACAAAGCTTTGTTAAAATCCcggtttattatttttatggtattttatttacaaaaaacacCCCCAATAACAACTTTTTACAATTTCTATTAGAACAGCATCACAGCCAGAAGtagcatattttttaaataaattcataaaCTTTTAATATCTGAGGTATCATCAAGATCTGTGACTTTgccaataacaaaaaaaaaaagaaagaaaaaactagACCTAATTTAACCTTCACCTCCTTGTGCAATTGAGGACTGTTTCCATTGTTACTGACATTTTTATATTCACTCCTTGGAAGTCCTATCATGACAGTTTTCTATGTTTGATGAAGTTATACGGAGCCACATCTTGGTGTTGAGTGAAGACTGTGTTGGTGAATAACAATTCTGAAACCAGAGCTGGAGCTGTTAATTGGAGAGAATTTATCAGAAGAACCACACTCCATGCACTTCTCCTCTGGTCAAAGAGTGATTTCAATATCAAGGGATGTTTGGTGTTTGGaagaactgtcacactgctgccACTGTGATCACTAAATGTTTTCCCTCAAAAGCCTCGGGACTTTAAAACTGAACTCCGCATCGACAGGGGAGCAGCCATGGTACATGGTGGTTCTCCTCCTGGTCTCATTTCTCACCTGATCCACGATCTGCTGACTTGGAGAGTGTGTGTATTATTCCACTGAAAACTAACTTTTGGAGGGTGGGCTGCAGTCACCCTCCAAAACTTTGCTCATCAGTGATGGTCCATGATGTGAAAAACACAGTCAGTTTGACACAGAAGTTGATGTTAGCTTGGTAATAAATGAGAAATGCGTACACACACTCCAGGAATTCAGAACAGGACTTCCATGGAGCACTGGAGGCAGTCCAGAAAGGGACAAGGACATGATGGTAATGAGACAGTGGCTAAATTTAGGTCAGTTAAGGTTTTCCTTGTTATGAGCAGAATCAcaatactttttgttttcaCCATGTACTTTTGATCTatactatattgccaaaagtattcgatcgtctgccttcacacacataAGGACTTGAGTGACTTCGCACTCTTAATCCATAAGGTTTAATATATTGTTGAgccaccctttgcagctatcacagcttcaactcttcttGTAAAAACTTTCTACAAATTTTAGGAGTGGGTTTATGTGAACAGAAACAcctttgtgaggtcagacactgatatTGGACTAGAaggcctggctcacagtcttggctctaattcatcccaaaggtgttttaTCACTGAGGTCAgaactctgtgcaggccagtcaaatTGTTCTACTACTTGCTCATCAATGTCTTTacggaccttgctttgtgcactggttttcagttgggagcatgaaattgtccaaaatgtcttgctGAAGTATTAACAGTTCCTTTCACTGGGCTGAGCcaaactcctgaaaaacaaccccaccgCATAATATCCcttccaccaaactttacacttggtaaatggactggttcttatataacgCTTTGCTACTctttatacaactaattcattcacccaatcacacaagcactttttccaagctgttaatgctatctaacattcatactccgatggatacatcggagagcaacatggggttagtatcttgtaGACTAGgcagccaggaatcgaaccaccaaccttccgatcagtggATGAACTGCTCTAtcgcctgagctacagccacctcaaactttacacttggtgcaatgcagtcagacaagcaCTGTTCTCCAGGCAACCCCCAAACCCGGGCTTGTCCATCAAATTGCCAGATGAAGAAGTGTGAATCCTCACTCTAGAGAACATGTCTCCACCGCTCTAGAGTCCAGTGCCAGCATGCTTTAAACCACTGTATCTGACACGTTGCCTTGTGGTTGGCGATGCAAAGCTTGGATGGAGCTGCTCAGTCAAGGAAACCCATTCCATGCAGGTTTCGGCGCACTGTTCTTGAGCTTATCTGAAGGTCACATTAAGTTTTGAGGTCTGTCGTGACAGACACTGCAAAAAGTTGGTGATCTCTGTACACTATGCACCTCAGCATCAGCTGACCCCGCTCTGTGAGTTTGCGTTGCCAGTACTTTGTAGCTGAGGTGCTGTCATTCCCAATCACTTCCAATTTGTTATAACACCACTAAAAATTgattgtttaatatttaatggaGAGGAAATTTCATGACTGGACTTTTTGCATAGTTGGCATCCTATCACAGTACTacgctggaattcactgagctcctgagagcaacccattctttcacagatgtttgtagaagcagtctgcatgcctagggctgtggccatggaagtgattggaacacttGAATTCAATGAGTTGGATGGGTGATGAATACTTTTGGAAATATAGTGTATGTTTAAGCATCTTACTCTAAGAAAAAGAGGAATAGACTATTCCTCTACATAACACTTGACCAAAGAGTGTTTTATTGAAGCCAGGAGCATGTTTATCTCTCATATAAAGAAACTTAAGCAAACTACagtaggtcagctaaattagtaGAACTACAAAGCCAAACTACACATCAAACGCTGACACAAGAGCTACAGGGAGGGCAACATGTTTCTGTTGGATCTGTTATTGATGAACAGACTGAACACAGCATCAAACTGACACATTCTACTCCTAAACATGTGGTTTATTCCAAAATATGACTTCTGACGATAGAGGTTATTTCATGAAACTGACTATTGACTAATGACTAACTATATTAATGTTAGGTTAGgaggttgctttgtttttatttttgaagacACTTTTTAATCATCATTTTGGAATAAAACCATTTATTTAAATTGGAACCACACAAACAGAGCTCACACTTCAGCCATCAAACCCAGAAACATGTTCTAACAGCAGAACCACTAAACCTCCACACAATGGGGTGGAGGTGGCCCACTGTATTGTGGGAACTAAATCTCCTACCTGGATCAGGTCGACGAGGAAACAAAGGAACACAAAATCCTGCAGGAAAACCATACAGGTAACACTGTAATTAGCAGATAAAGAGCAAGTTAACCCTAAGAcaatcagaaaaaaatgtaactttggTTTCAGATCAACAAGTGCCTAAATGAATGAGGATACTAAGTCATCTGTTAACTTTCTACtctacatgtttttaaatcagcctTCCTTTCTGGCTACTACAGGTGGGggtggagaagaaaaaaaaaatcaattaaataaAGTATTCCAATATTTTCCAAATAAAAATTGAACTTTTTAGTTACAATAACAAACTCAACTGCTACTTCAGTCCACCAGATGGCGCTGTTGactttttaaactgaaatgtgGGGCAAAGCTGGTATTGAAAGAAATCAGAAAATGCCATCCGTGTCTAAATCAAAAATTGACTTGAAttgaccccccccccaaaaaaaacaaacaaacaaacaaacgaacaaacaaagaagagatGGGCATAACACATGGGATTTGCATGTGTTGTATGAAGGTAAAATACTCTAGGAATTCTATAAACATGAGGGCTCCTTTTGCAACTTAACATAATGGAAGACTGTTAGCCAAAGACAACAAAGCTAAGATAACATGcacttaaaagaaaacacaacagacaCTGGAGACAATTTTAAAAGGTTACCTCCCAATTTTTTCCACAGACACAGTCTGGCTCAGAGAAGTGATGCATAAAGCTGAGGAATGTTTGAGTACAGCTGAAAGGATTGTATTACTTGTAACTGTAGCAGCTCATCATCTCAGAGGACAACTGCTGACTGCGGTCTTAGATACAGAATACCTCTAATAGTACACTAGTCTACAGAtctgcattaaaaatgaattggaATAGACTGCAATACAAACGGTTTAGTCTGTCAGGTGCATGCAACATGTATGACAGGTTTTAATGACACTGTTGATCAGTCTGTATGCTTCACAGTCCGATTTTGCAGCAATAAAATGACAGAAGTGAAAGGAACACACTAAGACTTCTATCTTATTAAAACAGATAtgaaaataatttgcatttaaaaaggTGATAAACCCCA contains the following coding sequences:
- the LOC116317483 gene encoding ceramide kinase-like, whose protein sequence is MERPGRLLLQSELRVRNAAYDVSLSRSLLTWKRRAASPVYHPFRPSVCHSVPVSEIISVREEEEENGSRQRDDGSWKKIREREGKDCRQAFTVLYVERCQQHRWRCAEVTFTCSDETVCQHWVSSIREQLASNTSRPKHLLVYINPYGGKHQGKRIYEQKVAPLFTQAGISTSVIVTEYANHARDHLKMEAELKKFDGVVCVGGDGMFSEIIHGLIWRTQIDCGVDPNSPEEALSPCSLRIGIIPAGSTDCICFATVGTNDPVTSALHIIVGDSQPLDVCSVHHNNMFLRYSVSLLGYGFYGDVLSDSERKRWMGPARYDFSGVKMFLTHHYYEGTVSYLPARGIIGTPRDATRCRSGCVICQHNGQLNSERSEKYEMDEASDSESSGEWRTIRGKFLAINAASMSCACPRSPKGLSPAAHLADGTTDLILVRKCSRFNFLRHLLRHTSKDDQFDLTFVEVHRVRRFRFMPRHCQSDSDLELDLHENSKRQIFSQICKDHPACGCAPAYSSWNCDGEILTHTAIDVRVHCQLIKLFARGIEELPVFEDLTNPCAI